The sequence cattattatttattaaaagaATCTGTTAATCAAGATGTGTTGGGAAAAGTGTAACGTTTTTTTGTTCATGTGTGGGCAcgagtgaatgtgtgcatgtgtgtgtgtgtgcatgtgtgagtgtgtgtgtgtgtgtgtgtgtgtgtgtgtgtgtgtgtgtgtgtgtgtgtgtgtgtgtgtgtgtgtgtgtgtgtgtgtgtgtaagtgtgtgtgtgtgtgtgtgtgtgtgtgtgtgtgtgtgtgtgtgtgtgtgtgtgtgtgtgtgtgtgtgtgtgtgtgcgcttgtgtgtgtgcgtgtgtttgcttgcgtgtGTAAGGGCCAGGATGGTGTGGTGGCTAGGGCTTTATCCCAAAACCTATGAAGTGTACATCTCTGTGCTCGAGAATAGCATGTTCAAATGTGTGTACCAAAGAGAGCACACTGAGAAGAGGACATGGTTCGGACATTCAATCATTTTGTTGAGCTTTACCAACTTCCAAATGGAAGCTTTGTTCCATCACTACTGATACAAGACCTAATGCTGAATTCACAATGTGTGATGCATCAACAAGCTACAGGCACTACAATGATAAACATATATATGATTTAGCCAGAATGAATTAAAGAAATGCATAATCAACAGATTTAGTACGTTTACAACATGGTTGCATCTGTGTTGCTTTAAAAATCGAGTTAGCGTTACTCTGCTCAATCCGTGAGGCGATTTCACTCAAGACTTGATTTGGGCCAATTGCTACAATCACACAATCCCACGAGTCTGAATGTGTTGCCGTTTCACAAGGACTCCAATCTGACAttcagaggaagatgaggaccTCTGCTCGTCTCTTATGAAACTATTATGAAGACCGACTTGACAGACTTGCATTACGACTGATTACTTAAATTATAAGGTTTACCTGGGATGACTATTTGTCATTAAATGTTCATGCTGCAATGTTCTTATCCTTTTCACTCAACTGATCAAAATATGGtgaattattttaattatatcaAACTACTAATATCAATGCTTTCACAACAATCAATGTCAACTAATATCTCTGCAAATACAACATATTTAATCAATGACAGAAAGCTTTACATTTTATTCAATGGTGTTTTTGACTGGTAGAAAGATGACAAGACATtactattttatattattatcacatttaaaaacaaaaacatgcgaCTTAAATATAAATGATTGACGAAGACAGAAAAGGTGACATAAAATTATTCAAACAAGACATGCAAATACAATCGGCACCAAATCATGCCTTGATCTTTATCTCAAACAAAGCCAGGTGGTTTTAAACCTTTTACCATCTCTAGGGTCTTTAATAGCTGAAGAGGCTGCCATTGATTGGGTTTGGTTGACCTATATTCTCCACATaatggatccccccccccctccccataatAGAGGGAAGGTTTTTCTTCTggtcccagaggatttaagaaaCAGAAACTTTGGGCTGTTTTTtctaataaaatcaaatgaggGTATAGCAGCTGGCTGACATAGCATTTCAACATTACctgattaaatatatatattctgcatTTAGTGCACATATGAACAACAGATGAGGAACCTTTGAAATCTGGTTGGAGAACAGTTAATGGCCAAGTGGCACGGGTCACTTTCACAGAGCACTCCTGCATTCATGGTTCGGTTTTTGCAGTGAAAACGAGACACAATGTTGGTAAAATGCCTTTAGTTTCATATCCACAGGCTGGTATCTACTTGGACAAAGTAGAATCGAATGGCATGCGCTACATCACTATAAAAAATGTCAGGATGCCTATACATTATGCATGTATACTCATACCAGGAATTGAAAATTATGATAGATGAGCTAGTGGACCAAAAGTCTAAATATAAACCATTGTCATGTAAATTAAGTCATGAAAATAGTCTAGTCGTTCGACCAGTATTCTCTATTATAAATCTCTATTATTCAAACACTTTATTATTCAAGATATGCCCTGTCTACTCAATGATACTTTTTGAAGAAAATGAAGAACTCACTTTGTCCATCAATCAGAGCTTGAGGTTAGGTTGCTATGCTTAGGCCTAAATTAAGCTCAGCTAGGTTTTATTTTGAATGCTAAATCATATAGTATGCTATAATATTATCTTGCCGTCATGAGCGTACCACACAGACAATTAACACGGTACACCTGTCTTTGTGAACACTGATTTCGAGCAGTTGTGATCGTTGGCAAAGCTGCCGGTATATAAAAGTCTGTTTTAACAAAAAGCTGTTTTGATTTCCTGCGGAAACAACATAATTAGCTGTATTAAATCCCTACGATTCTGTTTGCAGTAGTGAGCTACAAAACAGGTAGGGAAAGGGATGACAATCACAGCTCATaattatctctctcttctcgcaCGCTGTTGTGATtggatacatacacacacaaacacgtacacatacattaacacacacatgcacaaacacacaatacacatccacaaacccacactcacacacactcgtacacacatgGAGATacaaaagcatgtttgtgtgctggTATATATATGTAGACGAAATCATGCATGCAAACTCAGATCCCTAACTTCCTGTTgccaagccccccctccctgtcctcccccttccctcctacTATCTCTGGCTAAGCTGTTGACATTAGAGTTCAGCTGTGTAACAGTCTCATTCTGTCCTGCTCGGATGAGAACACAGCGTTTTACCACAATTAGCTTGTACAAAAACATAACAAACCCTTCACCCAACACATAGGACTGTGTGGGCCTGTTGCCGgccatctttgtgtgtgtgtgtgtgtgtgtgtgtgtgtgtgtgtgtgtttgtgtgtgtgtgtgtgtgtgtgtgtgtgtgtgtgtgtgtgtgtgtgtgtgtgtgtgtgtgtgtgtgtgtgtgtgtgtgtgtgtgtgtgtgtgagtgtgcatgtgtgtggttgaagTGTACACCCCTCTGCATCATGCATCTATCTATGCATTAAACATGTGATTTCCTTCATCCATCAGGACTTCTGGACATCGGTAAAATAGCAAGATATTAAAATGTGTCCCTGCCAGAAGGAGTCAGGCTTTAGAAAATGATTAGCGCTGTTCTTATCATCTCCTCTCACAGCATTCTTACATGAACTGCTCACGTCTGGACGAGATAGGCTTTTAATATCACATGCCACAAACTTTTACTCATCTTGTTACCTCATATTTCCAGTATTACTTACTATATGTTGCCTCTCCGACTCAGGTCACTTGGATGCTCTTTTCATGGTTCCCTTTGTCTCAATCTCAATCTCTTATTCTGTCTTCTTTCCCAGTTGGTCTATTGTTATCAACATAGTTATTTGTATATAATGATTCAGTCtcctatacatttttttttttccgcttgGTACATCAGTGAATGAAAACTCCTTTcttgtcaataaaaaaaaataccctaCTTACTGCTTAACATCTTAATTCCTTCTTTCAGACTGACTCTCTTTTTAACCATTTCTAAACTGTTATGGTTTTATTTGATGAGCTGTATTCCCTGCCGTGATGTACATAAGTAAATATAAAGGTGACATTAAGATAGCTTTAAATAgtttatttaacattttgtgCAATAACCTTGTTCAAAATGACTATAGGCTTACTATAATGACCATATATTACTATAGTGGATCCCTTCATGCTCCACACAATACTTCTATGCATTTGTCCAGCCCTACATCCTCTGTCTATTGCTGCCCATTAGCCTTAACTACCCTCTGAATAAATGATGACATCTCTGCTTCAATGTTAGCCCACACCAACATGTGACTTTCACTTCCTGGTCAACCCTTCGAGCCAGAGTGTCACACTCCACCCATTTTTCTGAAAATGCATTTTCAGTTAGATCATTTTGAATCGTGTTAGTCGTTATCTTTCTTCGTTAGGCACAGCAGTGCAGTGCAAATTGGCCTTTGCCCTGCAGGGAGTTCATTTCTTGTCGGGATATACATTTAAATTGTGCTGTTTTGAGAAATTACCTATTTACTAACCTcttttttattgttgcatttaaTGATATGGCACACATTGCCCACTGCTTCCACATGTATGTACGTGcacaaaatacaattattttcgCATGATCCTTCTCACGACATacactttgtgtgcgtgtgacagagagagagagagagagagacagagacagagacagagacagagacagagacagagagaaccctGACAATTATTTtaacaacgacacacacacacacacacacacacacacacacacacacacacacacacacacacacacacacacacatacatacatgcacacaaaccaaacactttCTAGAATTCTCTTCCCTGAAAGGTTTGTGATATGATTGGTGATATCAAACTTGCTCCATAAATCAAACTTCAAGCTATTAATACATAACATCTGGTAGTTGAGCGGGTTTCCAAAAGATTAATTATCACCattaataaattaaaattaCGTTCATATCACACCATTCATCCTGAATGAAGACAGATGATAACATCGACCACCAAATTGGCTGCAAGTTTATATTAACAAATTTTACTAACGGTTCTGTGTAACATGTAAAGTTGTTCTAGAATTATAATCATAAAATACGTTATAAGGAGTCCTATATTTTACATTCTTGGTTTTCTTGGTGCTGTCTTTCTCTTTAGTTGAGTTCGATATCCAGTTTCTCTGGAAGATATCCTGTTCCCGGGATTAAGTTTGGGTGTCCGTGGAGGCGGAAGGCTGTTGTGTAAGCATTACCCCTTTGTTAAGCTTAGTGTCGCTGACCGACGATTAGTTATTAGGGATTACGTGGTGTGAAATGCATCCACATTTTAACATCAGGAACCCTAAGTCTTGTTAAAAAGATGAATAAGACATTGGGATCAGGGGACGTTTGAAGCTGCACTGTCCATCCTCATTTGAATAACATGAACACATGCTTGGTGGTGTTGCTTCGACGCCAGGCGCTGGAGCAATCCCTCCAAGCGTTCTCCGTCAGGGGTCGTACAACACCATAGATCTCCAGGGGAAAGAACTCGTGGCTGTGTGGTTCCTCACCTGGGTGTCAGTCAGTGTGTGATGTCCACGTCTGCTCCTCGAGGATCCCTAACCCGAATGTGTAGTAGCAGCTGCCCAACCTCTCTACAGGGGCATCGTTATCCTCGGGGGGGGCTTCTCTTCTGCCTTTGTCCTGACGACGTTGAGGCGTTCACCGTCTTCACACCGGCAGAACaggcctgtgcgtgtgcgtgtgcgtgtgcgtgtgcgtgtgtgtgtgtgtgtgaagtgcaCCTGAGACATTTCACTCGTCCTTGACTGAAGGAAGAGAGAAGTGTCTCTGGTGCACTGGAGGGTGGCATAGGGTGTTCGATTCTGCACTGTGGACTGAATACCGCTCTCACACATTGCTCCTTTCCTTCCTATCGTCCGTAATCTTGATTTTTAGCGTCGGTATTCAAAGTGTAATGGGTCTAGGGGTgctgggaggtgaggagaggggatgtAGTAACTGTTGCCACTTACAGTAAACCATTGACACGAAGGTGAGCACTATGGGGGTGAAAATCATTATTTGGGAATGGTGTTTTCTGGGTGACAGGTAATCCATAGTAGACCTTTTGGACCTTTTGTAGTGGGTCAGGCCAGAGTTTGAAGTTTGTCTGCCCACCCCGATAAAATTCTGCATGAATTTGCGGCAAATGATTTCAGGATTTTGAAAGtttgttgctttttttgttGAGGAAAACAAAGTAGTGTTTCAGAAATGACAAGAATGGATTCCTTTAATTTTACAAGGAACTTTAAGTTTACTTATTTTGACTTTAGTGATAATGAGGTTGAAATATGACTGCATTTTAAGTTAAACAAAGTGTACATTTCAGTATAAGATAGGTGCTGTAATGGCAATATTCATAAGTGGCCCAGTAACTATAGTTCCATAATCAATGACTAACTAGTAATGCATTAAATGTGGTGTACCTCGAGGTATTGCACAAGGACCGTTATTGTTTATCTATTACGCTGCTCAATGATGTGGCAGCAGTCACGTTATCGTTCAGGTTTAAGCTATGACGTCAAAACATAGTTCTGTCTCAAGGTCAACTGCAAAGAAAACCAAGTCCTCATCTCAACTGCCTCAAAATATATTTGCTAACCCGAGGCGATGAGGCGATGCAGGCGGTGCTTGTTGTCTCAAGTCCGCATTAGGCACCAACAGCCCCAGAATCCCTAGCGGGAGGGAGCTCTGTCGAAGGCGGCCACGGGTCACGTGAATGCCCGGCTTACACTGGCTTGTGTTTGCGTTGCCGTTACAAGGCCAACTCCCCTTCCGCTGAGACACACTGAGCCCGCGTAGCAACTGAGGACTTGTAGTGTGTTTTGGCACCGCCTATGCAAATTGCCACAGGCGAACACACGGAGCAGCTGACGTGCAAAGGTCCCCTAGCGCAGAGTAGAGGCGCGGCACGGCCAGATAAAAGACCAGCCGGGATATCAACACTCAGTCTCAGTTCAGCGGATGCACCTCGGTAAGTTGATCGTCTGAGATTCACGCCATTGTAGCCGCTCCGGTGGGTTCTCCTGTTATCAACCCTGTTTTAAGTGTACTCCGTTTTATCGCGTTGCCCTCATCTCCCGGTGCAGACTCTTTTGTTAGCAATTGTGTAACCTTTAACGCTTGCCAAAGTTGTTttgtgcagagtgtgtgtgcagaatgGAAGTATAAACTACTCGTTTCCTACCGCCAGTGACAACCATACTTAACAAGTTAGGATGTGAGACGTACCGTTGCATAAACACTTCGATTGAGCGGGCTTCCTGGGCTCTAGCCTGGCCCTCAGTCTCCCGGAGATGGGTTCGGGTTAACGGTGTCGTTCAACGGGTTAACGTTACGTTTACAATAAGGAGGCGTTAAAACGCATTCATAAGCGCAACTCGAGATCAGCGTGCCCTTCTGGCATGTTTTTACCCGCATGCCTGAATGAATATCCTCCTTCCTGacgtgttattgtgtgtgcccgtgttttGGCCATCTCCTTCAATCGTCTTTCAAGTTGTTGTTGGGCTATTCTATTATAACGAGGTTATACCACGTCTGTGTCATTTTGCGTTGCTAACGGTAAATCATTTTCTAACTTGTACCACATCTTCTTCCTGTTCACAacagaggccccccccccctttttgaaATCCACCATGAATTTCATACTGGAAACCCTGAAAGTCCTCGGGCTAGTTCTGTGGTACAGCCTGGAGTCCTTCGTGTTCTGCTTCATCCCCACCAAGAAGAAGAACGTGGCGGGTGAGGTGGTGCTCATCACAGGCTCCGGCAGCGGCATCGGGCGGCTCATGGCCCTGGAGTTCGCCGACCTTGGCACAGTGCTGGTGTTGTGGGACATCAACCAGGAGGGCCTGAAGGAGACCGCCCGGCTGGTCAAAGAGAAGGGGGTCACCCGGGTCCACTGCTACGTCTGTGACTGCAGCGACAAGGCAGAGGTGTACAGTGTTGCCGACCAGGTAAGAAGTGCTGctaaagtgtgagtgtgagtgtgtgtgtgtgtgtgtgtgtgtgtgtgtgtgtgtgtgtgtgtgtgtgtgtgtgtgtgtctgtgtgtgtgtgtgtgtgtgtgtgtgtgtgtgtgtgtgtgtgtgtgtgtgtgtgtgtgtgtgtgtgtgtgtgtgtgtgtgtgtgtggatacacACATCACTTCTCCGGCCAGTGGGCTCCCTGTCAAAACCCTTAATTGTCCATCAATAGTTAGTGGCCATGGCTGAGATGGATATAGTGTACTTGGGGAATCGGTTGCTACACTGCTTAATGGAGCATAGGTCATTAATGGAGCATAGGTCATTGTCTGTCCAACGGAATCCCTGTAAAAGCTTCCAAATCCCTGTGAGACTGTTGAATGTACTTATGTTGCTTCATAGGACCACTGAATTCGATTAGGAACTGATTAGTGTGTGACGTGGCTACCTTGTGATATGATCTGATGTTTTATGATCCGTTTTAGCTAACCCAATCACTTTTACAATGCTAGTTCTGTAAACCAACTGGGTGAAAGTTTGTCCTTTTTGCTAGCCCAATAGCCATGTATGGGAAAATCGTATTAAATTTCGGCAGTTGGGGCAGAAAGGTTTATAGTGCTCTGAATGTTTGACTTCTACAGCTTCTAACGATATATCAGCTATATCAAATTAGATTGTTCTTCAGTTGACCATAAACGTAATCCGTTATAAATACACCCTACTGTAGCCTGTATGATGTGAATGACAGTAGTAGTTCAGTTGGATGCCTCAAGCTATCTAAAGCATCAGTTTACGCCTCAATTTATAAACAAAGGGAGCGATTATCCTTGTGTAAATAGAAAAACCCTGTAAGGTAAAACCTGTCGGGCAATCGTATCGGACAGGACTCTCTCCTTTGTTTGTTGTGGAGCTTTGACAGCAGAACAAAGAGGTGTGGCTTCAGAACCATTTTAGCTGTCAGCTATTGACACTCTATTTGCATGATGCACGTACAGCCACGAGACCATTGTCTCTTTTCTGTGTTTCAGGATACTACTCAAGGAACATGTCTCATTTTATTAATTTCACCTTGACGTAAAGAGGAATTCTCAAAGATTTACACGTAAATGTCTGTTAAGTGCTAACACAATGGTGACTAAGCCAAGTTACTAGGCCAACTAATTGAAGGCCTTTGCCTTTGCAGTATTATGAACATGAGATCTGAGAGACCGTGGCCATAATGTGGTGTTCCATGGGAATAATAACCACCTAATGACAATGTGTTTGCCAAAGAGAAGGAAATAGAAATCTGAGATTTCAACCAATCTCTTTTTACATCACTTAATAGGTCAAAATCCATATGCAACCTTGTGCAATCGGTTTCCTTTAGTACTTAATGAAGTCCATAAAGGAGTTGTCTATAAGTAGAGGAATATATCAGCTGGTCAGTGGTCACAGTGTTTGTTGTTTCACTCCTTATCACCGCCCCAAAGCAAACCTGTATCTCGTGTTATCGGTTATCTTGTTTGTTATCTGCGTTTAAGATgcacttgtttattgtttttttacatgtagGTTGCCTATCTCACCTGTCCTAATGCACTCTACCTCGTAGCAAGTGAACCTAGTTCCCAACGGGAAAATTACCTTTGTTCAAATGCAATAAATGAGTGACTGGCACAATAGCACTGAACTAAAATATTTTCAATTGGTTGAactttaaatgtgttttatgaGTAGTTGAGAAAGTAGCGGAAAGTACAAACAGTTTAAAAGGCAGAGTTGAATGCAGGTTAAACATGTGGCTCGTTCTGCTAGTTACCTTTGAACTCAAGCAGGCCATTGTCAAATGGCCACAGATGTTGCTAAGGGAAAATGAATGGTCTCTCTATGAAGAATAAGATGAAGGAATCTTGATTGGCTTGTCCTGATGCATAGTTTGGGAAGATTGCCACATCCAAACACCGCCTTTATCAACAGATTTGATGATCCTTGTGAACTAAAAGTATTAAAAGCGCTTCTtatcacccccacctccccctccctataCAATGATTGCTTAACTATCGGATAATGGATAACAGGCTAACTCTAAGTATTAAGGGTTCAACAGCCTTCTAGACTTTGATAGTGGAAGCCtgtctgtggttgtggtggtggtggctaaCATGTCATTTCGATCGTTGTCCTAGGtcaagagagaggtgggagacgTCAGCATCCTGGTCAACAACGCTGGCATCGTGACCGGCAAGAAGTTCATGGATGCCCCTGATTCCCTGATCGAGAAGTCCATGGAGGTCAACACCATGGCTCACTTCTGGGTCCGTacgacacaaacagacagacagactgacgggGGTTCAAATGGTTCATGTTATGACTGAGTAATACTTTATCGTGTTTCCGTACTTTGCAACTGTGCTGACTGGGGCGGGGTTCTGCAGCCTGTTTGTCACTGTGGTCCTCTATGCAAATGAGAAGTCTTTCCACGGCACGGTATGGGAACTGCGCGACCCGAGCTAGCTCAGCTTGGCAGGCTGTAGGGTggcagtgggaggggtttaggagTGTCGGTAGTACGATTCTTGCAAACAAAGAAAGGGCCTGAGTGGCAAGCTTTTTATATTTCTAGAATAAATCTTTTAAAGGATGTGATATAAATTTCAAACATTATTTAAATCACTATCGCTCACCATTGGCTATAGATATATCCAGGTCAATTTAAGACACCAGACTTTCATTTGGGCAACTATGGTATCTTTAATGACAGCCAGTTTCTCATTGCGCTGTTATTGTAATTAGATACAATATAGGGTTACAATTAGACATAGTAATTAAAAGTGTGAGGGTCCGTGGCCCACTGATTGCGAACCGCGGCTCTTGGCTGTATCCCCTTAATTATTGCAAAGCCAAAGGTAATAATAAGGAAACGGCAAAGTTCCTACAAGTCTAAATAAGGAAGTGATCAAACCAATTCCTTTTTAAAAGTTGTCTGCTGATGGTTTAAAACCGTTTTTAACTGCTGTGCAAGCCCTTTCACGTGCCGTCTCCCAGACTGAATCCTACCTGGAGCGCCTTGTGAGCTCAGCCCGGTTCAGTAGTGAAAAACGCAACACATCAGCATTGCCCACTTCAATGTGACTGCAGAGGTGAAGCAGAAACATATTCTAATCTGAGAAAAAACCTTCCATGCACATTTCTTTTTATCAACATTCAGTTTTATCTTGGCGGAACAGTTTTATTGCTCCATCGATTTCTACACTTTCGTCGTGTGGGGCCTTCGGTACCGTCCCACTCTGTGCTGATTGATCATATCATTTTTGTTATCTTTGGAAACCTCTCAACAGACCCTAGACCAGTCTTATTGCGGAGGGAAGCAGAATGTGATCTCACGGAACTATG is a genomic window of Gadus morhua chromosome 8, gadMor3.0, whole genome shotgun sequence containing:
- the LOC115549593 gene encoding epidermal retinol dehydrogenase 2 isoform X1, whose amino-acid sequence is MHLEAPPPFLKSTMNFILETLKVLGLVLWYSLESFVFCFIPTKKKNVAGEVVLITGSGSGIGRLMALEFADLGTVLVLWDINQEGLKETARLVKEKGVTRVHCYVCDCSDKAEVYSVADQVKREVGDVSILVNNAGIVTGKKFMDAPDSLIEKSMEVNTMAHFWTYKAFLPAMIANNHGHLVCIASSAGLIGVNGLADYCASKFGAVGFAESISLELIATGKDGIKTTIVCPYFINTGMFDGCQTKWPRLLPILEPTYVAKKIIRAVLTDQVFLLLPRSMYLIAGLKNILPTKQGVLLGQYLGAFSLMDTFRGHNKKVQ